From a region of the Cherax quadricarinatus isolate ZL_2023a chromosome 75, ASM3850222v1, whole genome shotgun sequence genome:
- the LOC128691886 gene encoding protein jim lovell: MVSTPISQYLLRWNDHLSNYGDIFLTLREQEEFVDCSIACEDGIVGAHRVVLAGCSPYLRDVFIRISNPHPVIFLTNIPRSLVIMLLEFIYKGQVHIPQNRLQQLVMLGQSLQIKGLKQITLPVSEVSSLNTVTPMAFPHCLPVSVTGGLAYSVPSEGASNLDVSVANNEENTEENRENVEEERTKSIEESRKDVEEERNYVEEESRKRIEEKSRKSVEEKSRKSVEEKSRKSVQEENRKSANEKSRKNVEFISQQMSDESPKKRRGRKKKFSVSQNRKYPLKSYPVGLQDKRLLAAYAKKHGIESTRNYAKTLYDVHMRTSTILKLMKMFGKHRSVKRLGSHAERTGHVCNTVSSRSMDYI, translated from the exons ATGGTGTCAACACCAATATCACAATACTTGCTTCGTTGGAATGATCATCTCTCAAATTATGGTGACATCTTCTTAACACTAAGAGAGCAG GAAGAGTTTGTGGACTGCAGTATAGCCTGTGAAGATGGCATTGTGGGTGCTCATAGAGTAGTACTTGCTGGCTGTTCTCCTTACTTGAGGGACGTCTTCATTCGGATTTCAAATCCTCATCCAGTCATCTTCCTGACGAATATTCCAAGATCTCTTGTCATCATGTTGCTGGAG TTTATCTATAAAGGTCAAGTTCACATTCCACAAAATCGTCTGCAACAGCTTGTGATGCTGGGTCAGAGTCTTCAGATCAAAGGGTTAAAGCAG ATTACACTGCCCGTGAGTGAGGTTTCATCACTAAATACTGTCACTCCAATGGCATTTCCACactgtcttcctgtctctgtAACAGGAGGTCTAGCATACAGTGTTCCTTCTGAAGG GGCTTCTAATCTTGATGTATCTGTTGCAAATAATGAAGAAAACACAGAAGAGAATAGAGAAAATGTAGAAGAGGAAAGGACAAAAAGTATAGAGGAAAGTAGAAAAGATGTAGAAGAGGAAAGAAACTATGTAGAAGAGGAAAGTAGAAAAAGAATAGAAGAGAAAAGTAGAAAAAGCGTAGAAGAGAAAAGTAGAAAAAGCGTAGAAGAGAAAAGTAGAAAAAGTGTACAGGAGGAAAATAGAAAAAGTGCAAATGAGAAAAGTAGAAAAAATGTAGAGTTTATTTCACAGCAGATGTCTGATGAATCACCAAAGAAACGGCGAGGAAGAAAGAAAAAATTCTCTGTCAGTCAG AACCGGAAGTACCCACTGAAGTCCTACCCCGTGGGTTTACAAGATAAACGCCTCCTTGCAGCTTATGCGAAGAAGCATGGTATAGAGTCCACCAGAAA TTATGCCAAAACCTTGTATGATGTACATATGAGAACGTCCACCATCTTAAAACTGATGAAGATGTTTGGTAAACATAGATCGGTTAAAAGATTAGGATCACATGCTGAAAGAACA GGTCATGTGTGTAATACAGTGTCATCAAGGTCAATGGATTATATTTAA